The DNA window CGGTCACGATCCGCGTACCGGTGCGGATCTGTGGCATTACCGGCGCGATCTACCCCTATGCGGCGTGGAGTCGCAGTTCGGCACGGTGGTGGCGGCGTACAAGGATCAGCGCGGCTGCAGTCAGGCCACGCTGCTGGCCGGTGAGGACGGTTCCCGGCGGACCGCGCGCAGCAGCTATATGGATCCGACCGTGCAGCTATCCGTCGACGGCACCTATGTGCTGGCCCAGGGGCCGCGGCGGCTGGAGATGTGGCGCTCGGATCTGGTGCGCACGCTCGAGTACGGCTACGTGGACGCACCGGTGAACGTGAAGACCCAGCCGCGCAAGGGGTGCAAGCTGCTCTCGTCGAGTTCGAGCTCCACCCGGCTCGCCGTACTGGAACGCTGCCCCGAGGACACCACCGATCGGCTGACCGTCCTCAATCCGGCGCCGAAGGACAATACGGTGCCCGAGGAGTACGGCTCGCGTGTGCTCACCGGCCCCGGCGCGGACTCCCCCGACGCGCGCGTCATCGCGGTCTCCGATAACCGAATCGTGCTGTACCTGCCCGGTGTGGCGGGGACCGAAGCGACCTCGCCGCGACTCGAGGTCTACGACGGCAGCGGCAACGCCCTTGTGGTGCACCAGCTCTCGGCACCGCTGAGCGATAGGACGACCACCACCCGGATCAGCTCGCTGCTCCTGGTGTTCACCGGCAACAGCCTGATCGCGTTGAACGCCAGCACCTTCGATCCGATCTGGGCCGCCCCCGCAGCCCTCGGCAGCCCGGCCTTCATGGCGGGCCGACTACTCATGCCGGTGGACGGCGCGATCGCCGTCCTCGACCCCACCTCGGGCGCCGAACTGTCCCGCATTCCGGTCGCCCGCCCAGGCTACGACGGCTCGCCCATCTCGCTCGCGGTCCTCGGGACGACAGTCCTCGAAAAGCGCGGCACCGAGATGTTCGCCCTCGGCTAGGCGACTGATTTCGCAAGCACATGGGTAACTCGTCGGGTACGCCCAGAGATCTGCCGCATCCAGACCGTCGGCCCGCGACGCGACTATCGAGGCACCGACGACCGGCAAAAGATTCGGGGAGGCGGGGGAGCGCTGTCGGACCCGTGCTCCATGATGGAAGTCATGTCCGCACTCGACGACGCCCGGCTGGTCCTACTCCGGCACGGTGAAACCACCTGGTCGAACCAGCGGCGCCACACCGGCCGCACCGACGTGCCGCTCACCGAGCGCGGCCAGGAGCAGGCCCGCGCCGCGGGCGGTCTGCTGAGCG is part of the Nocardia sp. NBC_00565 genome and encodes:
- a CDS encoding Rv3212 family protein gives rise to the protein MLVPERRTRADIISAVAIAVLVVVAGVVVWARSDAKSTESVTAEHPLSTPSAADQVPANLLELWHAPDPASNRALVAAGSVVTGDGGTVTGHDPRTGADLWHYRRDLPLCGVESQFGTVVAAYKDQRGCSQATLLAGEDGSRRTARSSYMDPTVQLSVDGTYVLAQGPRRLEMWRSDLVRTLEYGYVDAPVNVKTQPRKGCKLLSSSSSSTRLAVLERCPEDTTDRLTVLNPAPKDNTVPEEYGSRVLTGPGADSPDARVIAVSDNRIVLYLPGVAGTEATSPRLEVYDGSGNALVVHQLSAPLSDRTTTTRISSLLLVFTGNSLIALNASTFDPIWAAPAALGSPAFMAGRLLMPVDGAIAVLDPTSGAELSRIPVARPGYDGSPISLAVLGTTVLEKRGTEMFALG